One stretch of Rosistilla oblonga DNA includes these proteins:
- the ybeY gene encoding rRNA maturation RNase YbeY — protein sequence MSDDLAVEINVQHEASFIDRPALESAVRLVAETYGICRGEVSIAIVDDDNMQRLNNQFLQHDYTTDCLSFVYDESEDSISGELILCADYAQREAAEFEWQPESELLLYAVHGMLHLMGMEDTTDEGRQAMRDEEREILLRLGIEGAKRHGLPTNSNPSEKC from the coding sequence GTGAGCGATGATTTAGCGGTTGAAATTAACGTCCAACACGAGGCCTCGTTCATCGATCGACCGGCGCTCGAATCAGCGGTCCGCTTGGTCGCTGAAACCTATGGGATCTGCCGCGGCGAGGTCAGCATTGCGATCGTCGACGACGATAACATGCAGCGGCTGAACAACCAGTTTCTGCAGCATGACTACACGACCGACTGCTTGAGTTTTGTCTACGACGAATCGGAAGATTCGATCAGCGGCGAACTGATCCTGTGCGCCGATTACGCTCAGCGGGAAGCTGCCGAATTCGAGTGGCAGCCCGAATCCGAATTGCTGCTATACGCAGTCCACGGCATGCTGCACCTAATGGGCATGGAAGACACGACCGACGAAGGTCGGCAGGCGATGCGCGATGAAGAGCGCGAGATCTTGTTGCGTTTGGGCATCGAAGGCGCCAAACGACACGGTCTTCCAACGAACTCTAACCCGAGCGAGAAATGTTAG